The following is a genomic window from Globicephala melas chromosome 6, mGloMel1.2, whole genome shotgun sequence.
ACCGTGGCCTGAGAAGCAATGTAGAAGGGGACACACCGCCACGGTGGGGTCTGCGTGATGCGCCCTCCAAAGGGGGAAGCTGATCCCTTTGATGCCACATGGGAACGTGGATCTGTGCTGCCCAACAGTCCATGTTTTCAAGAAAAGCTTAAAGCTGTGGCCTCCTGTGTGAACATGATAAAATACGTGGGCCAACCGCCATCTGCAAGCCGAATGTGACCCACTCGTTTGCTCCTCTGTCTGGAAAGCTTTGTGATTTTAGCTGGCACTCTTAGGACAGTGCCTTTTctttggctgtgccgcacagcctgtgggatctcagttccccgaccagggatggaaccagggccccctgcggtggggttctaaccactggaccaccagggaatccctaggACAGTGCTTTTAAATGAGGGGAGAAAGCAGTCGAATGCCTGCACATTTTCTCACAGTACCATTCTCATGTCCAGACGTGACATGCGCGTGCCCTCCCCTCCAGCTAAGAATTACTGCTGCAGAAAGCCGTCAGCACGGTGGGGGGGTCCCTCAGCTACACTGGGCCTGGCCTGGAAAAGGCGCGAAACCCAGGTTCAAAGATCTGTGTCTGTATGACAGGCAGCTTCACGAGGGCAGTCGGGTGTCAACAGGAAGCCTAGCAGGACCCCTGATTTTGAGGGCTCCCCTCAGGGTCGGGAAGGGTGGCAGCAGCCAGGCCCCACTGCTGACCTCACCTGAGCCCCAGCCCCGGGGGGGGCGGCCTCACACACTCACTCTGCGGGCAGCGGGATGGGCTCGGCCATAACTCTAGACTCTAGTTCTGCGATGAGCTGTAGCTTCCACTTCCGGCGCTGGACCTGCGGACACAGGGCATAAGCCTGAGCAGATGGCAGCAGAGTCAAGGGCTCAGAGCCAGGAGCGCGAGAAGCCAGGCTTTACCTGCCACGTCCCCAGGCCAAAGGCAGTCACAGGTATGAGAAGCAGAAACCACTGGAGGAAGGAGTCGTCTTCCGTTTTTGCAGCAGTTGCTCCGGCTGAAGAGCTGCCACACCTGCTGGGCCTCCAGACCAACCCTAGTAGATGTCACAACATGGGCATGGGGCCGGAAGCCCTGGAACAAAGAACTGGAGCAGACAACTCCTTGAAGCTGCCATGACTACCGGAGAGAACGTGATGCAGAAGAGGGCCCAGGCCACCACGTGCAGTCAGGAGCCCACCAGCAGCACATGCGTCCAGCCCAGCTCCTAACCCAGTGCCCAGCGCATGACACCCACTCAGTGGACATTCACCCACTGAATGAGATCCAGGGcttagtcctggctctgccaccaaccATGACCCTGGGTAATTCATGGAACCACGTCACGCCTTTTGTGCAGGAATATGCTGAGATGTATCCTGTCATGAAGGTGCACGGGCACAGGCTACTGTGCTCTGCAGACAATGTGATACACTCGGGAGAGTGGTTTACAGAACTCAGAACAGCTGTTCTTTTTCATCGTTCGTAAATTTAAAGTCGGCAGAACAAACACAGGAAGTACATTTAGGCTCTCAGAGGGTGAGTCCCATCAACGGAAAGCATTACGGGTCTGGAGGACGGTGAAAAGGCAGGCCTGGAGCAGGCTTGCAACGTGCCTTTACAGCGTGCACCGCACTCCACAGACAAGTACCCTTTGCTGTGCCTTGGAGGCAACATGCAAACCGTGGTGATTAGCTAGGCTTTCCTTTAGGAGCCCACACAGTTTCCGTCCTGGGTTGGCCCCGCATCAGCCCGAGGAGCCGTGGGGCGGTTATGGCACGTCTCGGGACGAGCGTGTCGGGCGGCAGCGCGGACGACAGCGCCCGCCAGAGCCCGCGCGCACCCAGGGCCCGACTCAGAGGCCCTGGCGGCAGTTCCAGGGCTTATCGTGACGCCACGCGCCCCGGCAAAGCGGAGGCACGGACGGACGGGGCGGCTTTCCCAGATGCCGAGGGCATCCCTGGACGAGTCCTCACCTGGGCGCGGGATGACCCCAAGGGCGCTCCTCCGGACGACGCGGGCCGGGGCCTGCGGAGACGCAAGGGGCCGGCTGAGCTCGTTCAGTCCGGGCGCGCGCCCCCAGCCCGGCCACCCCGCTCCGCTCACCGGCCCCGTGCGCGCCGCCCGCAGCAGCGACCCCAGCCCCGCCGCTCGCAGCCCCGGCCCCCTCGCCGCCGCCATCGCCCCGCCCGGGCGCGCGCTTCCGGGATCTGGAGGCGTCTGCTTCCGGGGcgccgcccggccccgccccggcccacGTGGTTCGAGCGACGTTCGGCCTCCAGCTCCGCGCGCGCCGAGCCATGATCGAGCCGCCGGCCGACGTATGCGCCTTCCTGCGGGAGCATCCGAGCCTGCGGCTGGAGCCCGGCGCCCGCAAGGTGGGCGGGCAGCACAGGACCCCGCGCGACGGGCCCCGGGTCCCTAGACCGCCCAGACCCCCTGACCGCCCCGCCTTCCCGCCAGCAGGTGAGGTGCGCTCTGACAGGCCACGAGCTGCCCTGCCGCCTGCCGGAGCTCCAGGTCTACACCCGCGGCAAGAAGTACCGGCGGCTGGTCCGCGCCTCCCCGGCCTTCGACTACGCCGAGTTCGAGCCACACATTGTGCCCAGCACCAAGAACCCGTACGTGGCTGGGCCGGGCCGACGCGGGCCCGGCACTGCCCGGGAGGCCTAGGGTGGGACAGTTCCTAGTGCTGAGTCTGGCCGGAGCTGGGTAGACTCCAAAGCCCCGACCCCTCCCCGCTGGGTGAGCGCTCCTCAAAGACGCGGCCTGTTCTGCAGCGCGCACCCTCCCGTGAGATAGGAGACCTGAGATCCAGGTGGGCGTCCTGGAGCTGTGAGTCACCTGGGATCTCCAGTGAGGCCCGTCCCCCGTGCGTGTTTGCTTTCTTGTAAACGTGAGGTCTGTCACCTGGGCTTGTCTGCTTCCAGAGGATTGGAGCGCTTGCGCTTGGTCACCTTTAGTTTAAAGGAGAGCTTTGATTTAGCTGCGAGCGCACGGTTGACAATAGTAGTCAAAACGAAGAGGGGCATGGCAGACGCTCCCACTGTCGAGCACTTTGCCAGGCTTTCGCCGACGTGCCTCTCTCGTGCTGGAGCAGAGTCCGGCGAGGCTGGTGAGGCCTGTTTTCCAGGTAGACGGTGAGAGGCCGCAGTCCGCCTGGATGAGTGCTTCTCCAACCCGGCTGCGGACTGCAGTTGCTTGGGAGCTTTTAAGAATCCTGATGCCCCAGCCACGTGGTAGCCCTCCCCTGTCAGTCTGTCTGGGGGAGGCCAGGGTGGAGAACCATGGGTCTGGATCCTTGCTTGTGAACTGTCCCCTTAGGCACCAGCTGTTCTGCAAACTCACCCTGCGGCACATCAACAAGTCCCCGGAGCACGTGCTGAGGCACACCCAGGGCCAGCGGTACCAGAGGGCGCTGCAGAAATGTAAGTAGCCAAGGCGGGACATGGGTGTCTGGGTGCttgcctgccctcccccaggaCCAGCGCCCCTAGAACGCAGAAGCGGCAGCCCGGGCATCCTTTGGTGGTACTTGGTGGATGCAGTGGTTCGGGTCCCAgtacagagaggagagagggacgACGGTAGAGACAGTGCAGAGCCAGAGGCAGACTCCGAAGTGATGCAGGTTGTGTTAAGTGCTGTGAAGAAGACGGTGTCAAGCGAGGCAGGTGGACTTGTCTTATGCAGGAGGTTCTCGGAGGGTTTCTCTTTAGACTGAGACTTGAGGgactgcggggggtgggggcggggaggtggggagagtgcTTCGCTTGGCTAGGGGGGTGTCTGGAGGACGGccattgtgccaccaggcaagGTGGGTTAGAAAGGCGGGTGGGGACAAGACCACAGTGGGTCTTGGCAGCCGTGGAGTGGGGATGCCCTGGGAGGGTTAAAGCAGGGACTGGCCTGATCTGTTTGTGTCTCAGGATCCCATGTTGCtgccaggggagaggggaggggaggggccaccCGGTTGCTGTGCAGTCACCCAGGTGAAGATGCCGGTGGCTGGGGTCACCAGGTGCTGGCAGGGCAGATGGAAGGATGTGGGAGGTTTCTAACGGTTTTGTGGATAGAATCAGTGGACAGGGGcagtgagggagagggaagaaccaGCTGTGCTTCCCAGGGTCCTGGTGTGACAACTGGTGGCTGATGACGTCACGAAGGTGGGAGAGTGGAGTCTGAAGAATGGCTTTCTGGGGAGGAGCACAGGTCCCTTCGCACGTTACAAGTGGAGGTGGATCAGGGAGGGTGGCTGTTGAGGACACGGACCAGCCCTCAGATGATGCAGATCAGCGACACAGACACGTCTGCATCCCGTGGAGCTGGGTGACAGGCCCGGGCCTGAGCTCAGAGGAGCCCCGTGCGGTCGTGTCTGAGGCAGAGCGGAGTCTCAGGGACGCAGCGGTAGCCTCGTCAGACGGCCCCGAAGGGCAGGTCACCTTGCTTCCCGCAGCCGCACTCAGCTGCTCGGCGAGGGCGGGAAGGGGCTGCATTTCCCCACGAGTAGGGAGCGGTTCCGATGCCGGGCCGGGGCGCCTGGCCACGCGCAGGCTCCGCTCTGCTGGTGACGGGGCCGCTGTGCGGCCGTGGAGGGGGCGGCAGAGGGGCAGCCGGGGATGGGGCCCCGCAGGTGGGCGGTGACGAGAGAGCCGGGGCCCAGCAGGGCTCGTCCACCCCGTGAGTGACGATGGCCGGAGTTGGGGGACAGTGAGGGCCGACGGAGGGCGAGCTCCAGCAGCCGGCTGCCCCGAGTCCTCGGTGCAGGGGGGCCGGTGTGGCTGCAGCGAGGCTTCTCCATGAGGCCTCGTCCCCGCCCTCTGCTCTGAGCCAAGGGTCGGCAAGGGCCAGGCACCAACTTCCGCTGAGCCCCGCCATCCAGCGGGGGTCCTGGCCGCTGTGCCTGAGGGGACTTCCATCTCCGGGGGACAGGCTGGCCCGGCTTCCTGTGCCCGCTCAGCGCCCTCCCAGCCGTGGCCGGCTGGAGCCAGAGAACAGATGCTCCAGGCGCGTCCTAgtcggggaggagaggagagggaggcctTCGCCACCCTCCTGCCCCGGGCCCGCGTCCCCACGCGCCCCCCTGCTCTCCCGAAAGGAACCCGGCTGGCGGCGCTCGCCTTCCTCTGCTGATCTTACCTGTGGGGGGAGGGTTCGGGGGGCCCTGGCGGAGCTCAGCTCTGTTCCCCGAGGGCTGTGGGGAGACGAGGCGGGAACCGGGCAGCGTGCGCGTCTGTCTCCCAGACGAGGAGTGCCAGAAGCAGCGCGTGGAGTTCGTGCCCGCCTGTGCCGGCGGCAGGCGTGGGAGGAGGGGAGCCCGGCAGGACAGTGGCGAGCCGCCCCGCCCTAGAGCAGCCTTCTGGGAACCCCCGTCCAGCGATGACGGCGCCGCCCCAAGTGACAGTGACGACAGCATGACGGACCTGTACCCACGTAAGCCGGGACGcgcccccctccctgcccatccTCTGGATTCGGGCTGCGACCGCCCGCTCCGTTTCTGTCAGCCGTGAGCAGCTCCCTCCCGCCGTGTGTCCTCCAGTCCTGGGCCCGGCTGACCCCCGACACGGGTGGTGGACTCGACCTAAAACGGCCCAAACCTCTGCTCCTTCCAGCCGAGCTGTTCACCAAAAAGGACCTGGGAGGGACCGAGCATGGGGACAGCACCGACGACTTTCTGACAGGGGATGAGGACGAGAAGCCAAGACGCCGCAGAGAGACGGGCCCTGGGGACAGCGAGGCCGCGGGCCGGGAGCGGGTCCCCAAGCGCGGGAAGGTGGGGTGCCACCCCCAGGGCTGCCGGCGTGGCAGCGGCTTCTTCTAGCTATGGTttcagcttctttaaaaaaaacgcCTTTCTCACAACCGTAATCTCAAGCTAACGCTACGTTAAGATAAGCACCAGAGGCTGCTCTAATGGGGGCGGGGGCTGCTTCCTGGGTTGCTGCCCAGGAGTTTCCACTAAAGCCTCTTCCTCTCTGCGGGCCGGGATTGCGGGGGCCGGGCTTACAGCACCCCTGCGTCAGATCAGAACGCCTCCACTGATCGGGGTTCTCTGTTTGTGCCGCAGAAGCAGTCCGGCTCGTTGAGAAAGAAGTCCAAGAGTCATCACCGCAAACCTAAGAGCTTCAGCTCTTTCAAACAGTCAGGTTAATGGAAAGTCGCTGGAGAAAACGCATCGTGAGAGCCTTTCGAGAACCCTCCCGGCATGCACGCCATGTTCCTCTTCGAGGTGCCCGCCGTGCGTCCTCCCAACTGGTGGGATGTCCATCCACTCCTCGTTTGCTGCCCCAGAAGGCCGGGCCGGGGGGTCTGACCCGCGGATGTCAGggtctcacccccacccccaggaagcaGCAGGGACCCCGGAGGGGGCACCGAGGAGAGCCCTGGCCAGTCCCCACCTGGCTGGACGACACCAGAGGATCACACTGCATACAACAAATGCCACTATTTATTTTGACGTGTCTCcaaaaatcaaaatgttttcaaacacaACTAAGATATAAAATACAGCATAAAATGAGATTCATAACTATCTCCCCCATAAAgcaaaaaatttttcagaaatcGTTGCGCCAGAACCAGTTGGTAgatcctgtttttctcttctccccgAGTAGGCATCGACCCCCGGCCCGAGCACTAGCCCACGCAGGGCCAGGGGAGGCGGGACTGGTGGCCACGACGCCACCTGGCCACCAGGGTCAATCTCAGTTTTTACAAACCAGAAAGGTCTTCCTAGCAGGGAGCCGAAGAAGACCCGTACCCTGCCAAAAACAGTGTCACGGAGCAACTGCGACCTGGCCGAGAGCGCCGTTCATCAGGGCCATCATGCTGGGCTAACGGGGAGGGGGGTGTAGATCAAGACGCCACCCTGCCCAGGTTGCGCACTGAGTCAGAACAGCCCCGTGGTGTGGGAGCATCCCAGTGACTGAAGTAGCAAAGCCTCTGAACTTATAAATACTCGGGGAGTAGGGCCACCGGGGGAGGGATTGGGAGCGTCTTGGGTTGAGCCTCTGCAGTGGTGGGGACACAGGAGGGTGCTGGAAAGGCGCTAAGCGCACTGGTGGGTAAGAGCCGGCCTCCCCCCTGCCCTGGGAAGCTGACCAGGGGCTTCGCTGGGGCGGGGCGGGTTGCTCCCCACCTCACCCTGGCTCTGGCCTGGAAGGTAGACGTGGATCTGGGTTCAGGACTGGccccagcagccctggggaggCCCTCAGGCTGGCACCCCTAGCTGAGCGAACCGGAGAAGGTGAGATCGGCCCCAAGGCAAGGCTTGCGAGAGGCCTCCAAGGAGGGGAGTTCGCCAGCCTCACCGTGTCGGTCTGACCCTGACTCCCCGTGGGAGGCACAGAGGCATTGCTAGGAGGCGGACGAGTGGAGAACAGCAAGAAGCACTCACAGCCCCAGGAAGAGAAACAGTATAAGGCAATGTTAGGAAACTTGAAATACAGGCTCGAGATCCAATCGGTAAGGCATCACAAATCGTAAAAAGTACTTTGGGCTGCATTCAGCATAGCAAATGGACAGTCTGAGCAAGCTGCAGCCTCGTGAAGGTGGCGAGTGGTGGCCGCATGGCCTGGGGAGCCCCGGGAGGGGGGAGACAGCAGGCAGCGCCGGCCTGGCTCTGGCTGTGGCCCTGGGGCAGCTCAGCGTGAGGTAACCGGTCTGAGCACCCCGCTCTGGCCCGGCCCCGCGGTGGCAGCTGGCCCCCACCGAGCTGGCCACGCATGCggctgaggcccgcgtgccgccgGGCCCGGGGGGCGGGTTCCTGCGGGCTCCGGGCAGCCTCCCCGTGGGCCACCGTCCGCACCTTGAGCCACTACCGCTCCCAGGGCGTCGCCCCATAAAAACGGCACCGATCCGAGTCGAGGCCCTGGTGGACGCCTCTCACCGCACCTTCGCTGCCCCTCCAGCGCTGCCTTACGCTTTGGGTCTGGGGTTCTCTACATGCTCTCGCTGTCCCTATAAAGCATCACAACGCAGGGCAGAAACGACGGGGAAGGCACTGGTGCGAGTCGGAACCAGTGTGTTGATGCTGGGCGGGGCCACCCCAAATCATCGAGTAGTTTTAGCTAAAAacgtaaactttaaaaaaaaataaagagggagaCTGCTTTGAATGATACACAAATGTATCTGCTCACAGTACAGCTTGAAggtcccccaccccaaaaaagaaCCGAAAGAAAACCAGGACCGAGAGGCCACAGCCAAGCAAGCTGCTCACTCCACGGAGCCGCGGCCGGCCTTGGGGAGGGAGGTGCTGACCACGGGCCGGCCGGCTCCGCACGGTCAGACACCAGGTGGTGGGGTCCAGAGCAGATTTAGCCATCAATTATCAGGTGTCCGCAAATAAAGTTCTCAAAACGTCTGTGCCTTTaccaagggaggggaggggagaggatacAGAAATGCTGGCAGTTATGGCGAATCCACCCTGAACCAGTCCTCGACGGCCACGGGTCCCAGCCAGGCGGGGAGGGGTCTGTTACCACTCTTTCTTCTTCTCGTCCATGGACACGCCCCCGGGGCCCAGGGCCACCACCAGGAGCAAGCCTCCGATCACCGACATGGTCTGGAAGAAGTCGTACTTGAGGAAGTCGTGCATGGGCTTGTAGACGGGAATGGTCCAGAAAGCGTTGAAATACACGTTGATGGCAAACAGCCACACGACGAGAGTCAAAGCGGCCAGCTTGGTTTTAAAGCCGATGGCCACCAAAATCATCAGAGCCGTGCCCACGATGTTCTGGAGAATCTGCACGGGTTGGAAGGTAAGCAATGGAAATACACAGGCAGGTTCCAGCTGCCCGTGGGCCAGGGTGGAGTGACTCAGGGCGTGCCGAGAGCCGGCATTACAAGCAGGGAAGAAAATCATGTCTCCTGCGATGGGGGCAGCAGCGAAAGCAACGCTTTGAAAATTGAGAAAGGTTTGGGGAATGGTAGGTCTCCAAAGAACAGGCTGGGATTTACCGGGACCTGCCCCAGTCTGAGCCCGGTGGACCTGTCAGTCACAACCACAGTCCCCGGCGCTGCTTAGAGCCAAACgctcccccccctccccagcaccAGGAGCCCCTCCTGGGGACCCCGCCCAGCCGGGGCCCCCCAGCTCTGTAAGCTACTGGGGGACAAGGACAAAGCCTTCGACTCTGCAGCCCCAACAAAAAGGACACGATAAAGGCAGGAGtgtgaggaaggaaagagaaacaggagCCTGTGCCAGGAACCTTCGCCAGCAGCCTGGACGGACCCTTCAGCGAGGTCAGGGAGATGCGGGACCTAATCTGTTGGAAAGGCAGCTTCTTGGTGCGTAAGAGCTTGG
Proteins encoded in this region:
- the SURF2 gene encoding surfeit locus protein 2 isoform X2, whose translation is MIEPPADVCAFLREHPSLRLEPGARKVRCALTGHELPCRLPELQVYTRGKKYRRLVRASPAFDYAEFEPHIVPSTKNPHQLFCKLTLRHINKSPEHVLRHTQGQRYQRALQKYEECQKQRVEFVPACAGGRRGRRGARQDSGEPPRPRAAFWEPPSSDDGAAPSDSDDSMTDLYPPELFTKKDLGGTEHGDSTDDFLTGDEDEKPRRRRETGPGDSEAAGRERVPKRGKKQSGSLRKKSKSHHRKPKSFSSFKQSG
- the SURF2 gene encoding surfeit locus protein 2 isoform X1 encodes the protein MIEPPADVCAFLREHPSLRLEPGARKQVRCALTGHELPCRLPELQVYTRGKKYRRLVRASPAFDYAEFEPHIVPSTKNPHQLFCKLTLRHINKSPEHVLRHTQGQRYQRALQKYEECQKQRVEFVPACAGGRRGRRGARQDSGEPPRPRAAFWEPPSSDDGAAPSDSDDSMTDLYPPELFTKKDLGGTEHGDSTDDFLTGDEDEKPRRRRETGPGDSEAAGRERVPKRGKKQSGSLRKKSKSHHRKPKSFSSFKQSG